A region of Massilia sp. WG5 DNA encodes the following proteins:
- the leuB gene encoding 3-isopropylmalate dehydrogenase yields MKIAILPGDGIGPEITAQAVKVLNALGEKFELESAEVGGAGYAAHGHPLPQGTLALAKAADAVLFGAVGDYKYDTLERALRPEQAILGLRKELGLFANLRPAILYPELAGASTLKPEVVSGLDILIIRELTGDIYFGKPRGVRECPDGPFAGQREGFDTMRYAEGEIRRIAHVAFQAARKRGSRVTSVDKANVLETFQFWRDIVTEVHKDYQDVELEHMYVDNAAMQLVRAPKKFDVIVTGNMFGDILSDAAAMLTGSIGMLPSASLDANNKGLYEPSHGSAPDIAGKGVANPLATILSAAMMLRFSLGKPEQADRIENAVKAVLAQGLRTPDIFEEGTTRVGTEQMGDAVVNALA; encoded by the coding sequence ATGAAGATTGCGATCCTGCCGGGCGACGGCATCGGCCCCGAAATCACGGCCCAGGCGGTCAAGGTCCTGAACGCCCTCGGCGAGAAATTCGAGCTGGAGAGCGCGGAGGTCGGCGGCGCCGGCTACGCGGCCCACGGCCATCCGCTGCCGCAAGGCACGCTGGCGCTGGCCAAGGCCGCCGACGCGGTGCTGTTCGGCGCCGTCGGCGACTACAAGTACGACACCCTGGAGCGCGCGCTGCGCCCCGAGCAGGCCATCCTCGGCCTGCGCAAGGAGCTCGGCCTGTTCGCCAACCTGCGTCCGGCCATCCTGTATCCGGAGCTGGCGGGCGCCTCGACGCTCAAGCCGGAAGTCGTGTCCGGCCTGGACATCCTGATCATCCGCGAACTGACCGGCGACATCTATTTCGGCAAGCCGCGCGGCGTGCGCGAGTGCCCGGACGGTCCGTTCGCCGGCCAGCGCGAAGGCTTCGACACCATGCGCTATGCGGAAGGCGAAATCCGCCGCATCGCCCACGTCGCCTTCCAGGCCGCCCGCAAGCGCGGCTCGCGCGTGACCAGCGTCGACAAGGCGAACGTGCTGGAAACCTTCCAGTTCTGGCGCGACATCGTCACCGAGGTGCACAAGGACTACCAGGACGTCGAGCTCGAGCACATGTACGTCGATAACGCGGCGATGCAGCTGGTGCGCGCACCGAAGAAGTTCGACGTCATCGTCACCGGCAACATGTTCGGCGACATCCTGTCGGACGCGGCGGCGATGCTGACCGGTTCGATCGGCATGCTGCCGTCGGCTTCGCTGGACGCCAACAACAAGGGCCTGTACGAGCCTTCGCACGGCTCGGCGCCGGACATCGCCGGCAAGGGCGTGGCGAATCCGCTGGCGACGATCCTGTCGGCCGCGATGATGCTGCGTTTCTCGCTCGGCAAGCCGGAGCAGGCCGACCGCATCGAGAACGCGGTCAAGGCCGTACTGGCCCAGGGCCTGCGCACGCCGGACATCTTCGAGGAAGGCACGACCCGCGTCGGCACCGAACAGATGGGCGATGCGGTGGTCAACGCATTGGCATAA
- the asd gene encoding aspartate-semialdehyde dehydrogenase, which translates to MKLVGLVGWRGMVGSVLMKRMQDEGDFDHIEPVFFTTSNPGGPAPAMAKNETKLKSATDIAELSKCEIIISCQGGDYTTEVFPQLRAAGWNGYWIDAASTLRMNDDAVIVLDPVNLNVIKDAMTRGVKNFVGGNCTVSCMLMGLGGLFKHDLVDWMTSMTYQAASGGGAQHMRELLTQFGTINAAVKPLLDDPASAILEIDRQVLATQHGLSSDETKQFGVPLGGNLIPWIDKDLGNGQSKEEWKGGAETNKILGRSPASGNVIPVDGLCVRIGAMRCHSQALTIKLKKDVPLDEINDIIANDNQWVKFVPNTREASMRDLTPAAVTGSLTIPVGRVRKMSMGPEYISAFTVGDQLLWGAAEPLRRMLRIVLDK; encoded by the coding sequence ATGAAACTAGTTGGTCTGGTTGGTTGGCGCGGCATGGTCGGTTCGGTCCTCATGAAGCGCATGCAGGACGAGGGCGATTTCGACCATATCGAGCCGGTGTTCTTCACCACCTCGAACCCGGGCGGTCCGGCCCCGGCGATGGCGAAGAACGAGACCAAACTGAAGAGCGCGACCGATATCGCCGAGCTGTCGAAGTGCGAGATCATCATCTCGTGCCAGGGCGGCGACTACACCACCGAGGTGTTCCCGCAACTGCGCGCGGCAGGCTGGAACGGCTACTGGATCGACGCCGCCTCGACCCTGCGCATGAACGACGACGCCGTGATCGTGCTGGACCCGGTCAACCTGAACGTCATCAAGGATGCGATGACCCGCGGCGTGAAGAACTTCGTCGGCGGTAACTGCACCGTGTCGTGCATGCTGATGGGCCTGGGCGGCCTGTTCAAGCACGACCTGGTCGACTGGATGACCTCCATGACCTACCAGGCCGCATCGGGCGGCGGCGCCCAGCACATGCGCGAACTGCTGACCCAGTTCGGCACCATCAACGCGGCCGTCAAGCCGCTGCTGGACGATCCGGCGTCGGCCATCCTGGAAATCGACCGCCAGGTGCTGGCGACCCAGCACGGCCTCTCGAGCGACGAGACCAAGCAGTTCGGCGTGCCGCTGGGCGGCAACCTGATCCCCTGGATCGACAAGGACCTGGGCAACGGCCAGTCGAAGGAAGAGTGGAAGGGCGGCGCCGAGACCAACAAGATCCTGGGCCGCAGCCCGGCAAGCGGGAACGTGATCCCGGTCGACGGCCTGTGCGTCCGTATCGGCGCGATGCGCTGCCACTCGCAGGCGCTGACCATCAAGCTGAAGAAGGACGTGCCGCTGGACGAGATCAACGACATCATCGCCAACGACAACCAGTGGGTGAAGTTCGTGCCGAACACCCGCGAAGCCTCGATGCGCGACCTGACCCCGGCCGCCGTCACCGGCAGCCTGACCATTCCGGTCGGTCGCGTGCGCAAGATGTCGATGGGGCCGGAGTACATCTCGGCCTTCACCGTCGGCGACCAGCTGCTGTGGGGTGCCGCCGAGCCGCTGCGCCGCATGCTGCGCATCGTGCTGGACAAATAA